acaacatttaaacaagagcttcacgattctggataaattgcaAATCCcacttgtttttaataaattggagatcaCGATTCTAGAGAAAAAAGATtggaaaactaaacaaaataacaatttactagtggttctgacaaactatTCACTGcttaagacttttaaaaacatattcatttaaacaaaataataataataacaataaaaacatttaatgaagagagtcagtgtctcacttcattaagacttgtttgactattgaaatttcctgaatgaatgattcaatgacatactttttttaaatgggcaattgtcgccacctcctggcggaagaggttaagcgttactatacatacaagatagtttcgttttgatcgctactgtacaaaatgtgtttataccctaactataaactttaatcccagtacttctgttacttaaatgtctgttacacagcaataatgattataatgtggttgaaaagattgtttgtgttgttctttctgcgttcacatttaccctctgattcattaacatgggcatcGACCAAACGAGCCATTCATTacaagcaatatttattttaaattaagcctatcacaaacttatttaatatgatACTGAAACTGCTAAACTATTTCTTTAGTATGTACAGAAGGTTTTAAACTTCTCTTGTGTCAGAATTAGacgttttttccccctcagttcagctccaacaggtgaacataatgtatgttttgtatgttatttgttACAGTTGTTATCCACTGAAAATACGTCCACAGTGACCAGatctaaactaaattttaaccttCTAGAGGTGTCCTGTGAATGTCAATATTGGACGTCCAGAAGACGTCATAAAAAGAcgttgtaaaaactttcattctggctcttcaggggacgtcatttcaacgtccgacaaagacgttgaaatgacgtcgtttggacgtacttttactcattcattacaattaatatttattttaagttaaaatttaaatgttttcatggtttttgtacactgtgtctgtaagtttatttacaagtacaaataaaaaattataataaaataaacatgatttttacttgaatgcagcctaagagtgtatatattatgtccAGAAACAGTATAAATGACATCTAAATGAGACTGCAGTTGACCTTCTAAGACGTTGAAAATACGTCCATAATGACCAGATCTGAACTAAATTTTAACCTTCTAGAGACGTCCTGTGAACGTCACTATTGGACGTCCAGAAGACGTCATGAAAAGAcgttgtaaaaactttcattctggctcttcaggggacgtcatttcaacgtccgacaaagacgttgaaatgacgtcgtttggacgtactTTTGCTCAGTGGGCTTGTACAAATATTGTAAGAAGCCCACAATAGCTGTGCACTACAAGGGTGAGCGCCTCAAACGGCTTCTTGAACAAAGGTGGACAGGCCATTTAGCTACCGTCTCCgtcattctgaacaacttcGAAGAGATCACATCTCTTCTGACTGAAATTGACTCTGTAAGAGCCCATGGTCCAGAGCTGCGAATGGAAGCTGTTGGCCTGCTGAGAGAGATATCTACACCCAGCTTCTTGTTCATTGCGAACCTTGTGCACGAAGTGCTCACATTGTTGGATCCACCAAATAAGCTTCTGCAGAGGGAGGACACTGACCTTTGGACAGGTCTGAGCATTGTGACCAGTGCGAAAGTGTGCATGCAGAAACTTCGTTGTGATGAGGGATTTACAAAAGTGTGGGAGAAAGCCACGGCTGCTGCCAATGCGCTGCCGAAATCCACGACCCCAAAGCGAAGACGCACGGGAAACAAGAATATGGACGATTATTTGGTGGAAGAAACAACGGGTCAAAGAGAGGATGACGTAGAAACAGAACTCAAGAGACTGTACTACAGCACTGTAGATTCAGTGGTTGGAGAAATGGATCAGAGATTTAGTGAACAAAACTCACATTTATACCGCGCACTGGCTGTGCTTGATCCAGAGAGTGATTTATTTCTGGATCCTGAGACTGTGAAATGCATAATGGACCTGACACAATCACCAATTTGTTATGCAGAGTTTGAAGTTGCGAAAAACTTTTTGAGGTCGCAAAAGGAATCGAAAACAGAGGGGGAcaactggaccacaaaattaaTTCTCTCCAAATACCACAAAGCTCTGCAAACGATGCCCAGTGTACTGACTGCATTTAAACATGCTCTGACTTTCGGTGCTTCTACAGCGATGTGTGAGAATTCTTTCTCCTCTCTGCGCAATGTTTTTAGCGACCACAGACGCTCAATGCTTCACAAACGGAAGGCCCAGTTAGTACAGCTGGCCTTTGAGAGGGATCTTACTCGAAAATGCACGACCGAATGGAAGGACACCGTTTTAAGGAGGTTTAATGTTCGCACGCGCCGCCTTCATCTTTTTTAAAAGGTAAtgcgtttattttatttacgcACGCTTAAATGTGTTACTTGTTCATCTGTTTTGTTGGTAATATTGATTTTTGTGATTTTCTTTACGGGAAATGAGCTGACAGTCTGTGCCAGTTGTATGAGTATGGGCTTGcactgtattgtttttgtttttgcctcGTTTTTGCAAGTTATTGTTGCTAATTGTATGCCCCCTTGTTAGATGTTGCGTGCCCCCCTGTTAGTCATGGTCTGGCGCCGGCTCTGCAACAGCTCCTCCAAAGCGTCCACCACATCAGCCTCCGCGGCAGAAGTATCAGCACAAAATACTAGCATTATCGATTTGGCCGAGGCAATCACTCCACACCAACCAGCCAACTTCAGATTTCCTGGAAGGCAGTTCAGAAAAGAGACATTTTCTCGTCATTTAATACAAACTGGTTCAACAAATGGAGGTGGCTGCATTGAGGAAGGTGATCGCGTTGTCTGTTTTAGCTGTGTGAAAGCAGTGGAAAAACGTCTCATTAATGAAGATAGTGTGAGGTTTGACAGCAGTTTTGTAAAGGGAGGCTTCACAAACTGGTGGAAAGCCACAGAAAAATTCAACGAACAAGAGAAGTCTAAACTTCATTGCGATGCCATTCAAAAAATCGCTGTCGCTGGACAAAACACCCCAATTACTGCTATTTTATCTGATGCTGCCCGCCAAGCTCAAGATACAGCAAGGCATGTTTTGGAGCTAATGTTCAGGTCAGTTCTCTTCCTAGGAAAAAAGGGGGTGGCTTTTCGGGGTGACAGCACACGTGATGgcatttttttatgaactgATGCTACATACGTAGCGTACATACAATCTCCCAAGAGAGAGACAGTGGGTTAAAGGGGAAATAACTGGCTCTCGGACACGATCCAGAATGAAATCATTCAACAGTATGCCTGCGCAAATCAACATAAGATTGTATCCCGTGCCTCAAATAGTCTGTTCTATGGACTGacagctgatggtcactctgaTTTTCTTGGATTTTACAGTGCCCCTGACAGCAGTGGAGAGACCCTGTTCAGGTGCATCAAAGATGTATTTCTCAGGCTGAACATCCCATTAGAGCGTCTCCATGGATATTGTTTCGATGGAGCTTCTAACATGTCAGGACGGTTTTTGGGTGTTCAGGCGTGGCTAAAAAAATCATGCCCAGAGTCCTTCTTCGTCCACTGTGCCAACCATTCACTTGACTTAGTTCTTCAGGAGGCTGCACGTGAGGTGCGTCTCATTGCGGATTCAGGTAACTTTGTTCAGGGTGTAGCTGTGGTAATCCGTGAGTCAGCAAAACGCAAGGATCTCTATTAGTCAATGTTTGGCTGCGATGATGTAGTTACCTTACTGGCCATATGTCCAACAAGATGGTGCATACAGACAACAGCTATCAAACGTGTGTGTAGTGGCTACAGagaaataaccaaaacaatggAGCAGCTTAAGGAGGACAGGAGTGTTAGAGGAGATATCAGAGTGAAGATCAGAGGCTTGCACAAGCAAGCAATGAAAGCAAAAACCTATTATGGGCTCCTTTGTTGTGAAGCAATATTCGAGCCATGTGAGTTGGTGGCCAGGAGTTTGCAGCAAACCAAAGCCAGTGCACTGGGCGCCCTTAAGTGTGCTGAACTGCTTGATGCATGGAGGCCCTTCAGGATGATGCAATGGTGGATAAAATGCTACAAACTGTATCCTCAGCAGGACTTAAAATGTCAGATGAGAAAAGGATGACAAAACCCCCAACACACTATCGACACACAGCAGAGCCAGAGGCAGAATCACAAGTTGCACAACACTCATTTTGGAGACgagaattttatgaagctgtggACTTGGTCAGAGCAGAAGTAAAGAGGAGATTTGATCAAGATGGTGTGAAAACAGCAGCTCTCAGAGAAAACATGTTTATAACGGCAGCCAACAAGAAGCAAATTGTAGATGTAGATTCTGTTCACCTGCCACATCAGATTGACAAACAAAGACTGGAGATCCAGCTGAAAATGATGGGAGATCTTTGCAGTGATTCCATCGATACAGTAAAAGACATCACAACAGCCATGTTTAAACTCCATCCACAAACAAGAGCTCTTTTCAAAGAAGTTGAAAACCTCCCCATGAAAGTCTCCTCATCTCAGCTGCTTCATCAGAGAGAACATTTTCTGCTCTCCGCCGTCTGAAGACATGGTTACGCACAACCATGACGCAAAAACGACTGACCCACCTTGCTCTGATGCATGTTCATGGAGATATTTTGGACAGTTTAGACATTGATGCCCTCATGTGTGACTTCATCAGCATCAGCCCAGAGAGAAAGGCCACATTTGGAGTTCTGCATACAGGCAGGCAGTAAAGGTAAGACAGTAATGTTTCTTAATAGGACATTTATAGCTGAGAGGTCTATGTGTATGAGTTAATTTCTGTGTGCTGTCGCCATTCAGCCTGCAGTTGTGTCTGGAAATTGCATGTGGAGGATCATATGCTGATGGTTAGGCTATACTAATAAAGTTTATTGGCGTACATACAGTGATGGAAATAAtaactaacatttaaaattaaattaaaaagatgaaatcagtgttttaaatataaagttttgaATTAAGAAATacttaatgatttaaataactacaattatttttcaaaacatgaaactaaaactgtcagTAGATGGCAGTCTTTGTCAAATTATTCGTTttatgattcgttcaaacagttgattcattcaatgactcactacattcattaaaaaacgcaggttcattcataaacgaaacaccgctgtgtttgtgGGGAGATGCCTGTGGCGAAACTGTGGCTTCGTTTCGAATATTTCCTTTGAGGAAATGCAGCAAAATCAGACAACAGTGTTCAACGCGGTTCATTTCGGTTTTTGCActtcaaaaaaatcatattaaattcattattacttttgattctttataattatttgtgtaatttacaaaaaaaaaaatcagatataAAATTGGAGATGTTGTGCTTTGGCTATAGGCATACGCATTAATCCTATTTTGGTTAGTATTAttacgtttttttgtttgtttttattttaggcaaattAACACTTCTAACTTCTAATAGTCGTTTCAACTTGTTATCTTCTAAACTTAAGTGtgtaaattttctaaaaaatgtgtgGTTCAGCCTTATATTTGAATGAAAACACAGCAACAATCAGACtttgataattttattttaaacgttTGTTTAAAcgtttattaacaaattaaatattttggatCCGtctaaaatcatttcaaatcattCTCAACAAATGACTCAATTTGCAGCTCAGAGCTGAATATTTGAATCTTAATGTAGCAAACATGTACAGACCAACtacattgattttatttctataaaaaaaccTTGTAAAAACACTATAGGACCAAGCCTGTTGGATCCGCACACCAGTAATTTAGCTCCTGGCATCATTCTCGTCCCGTGACTCATATTACATATGACATACAGGGTCCTCCACAGCTTTTagttgtttgtcttaatttaatggtttgcatgcatttgtgcacttctgaacaatatccAACACGTaacaggcaaaataaaagtacagtcacaggtatttattgcaaaaactgaccataaatgcctctaaaatcatatttactCTCATAactatattaattttatgtaatcaTTCAATAAAGAAATCGCTAAAGGAAAGAGACAGTCAGCTAGTAAGCTCTCTGTGGAAGACAggtgtaacgccacgccagcagagggagccctcacccattgactctctgtcaccgctccctctgctgcttcatgggttacttcctgtttggtggccatttaaggagacCTACACCAAACAGGCCtggtgaagtattgttttgcctgtgcagACTCTACcaagtgtttctcctgtttcatTGTCCTGTTTTGTTTCTTAGTCATAgatttgccattgttttgttctgtttcattgccatagtttttgcctagtttcatagccttgtttatttgttacttttgaacTGCTCACTTGGATTTTgatcttctgcctgtttatttggattttgcttttgtctttccctggatattactgtttgtttggtgatcgaccctgcctgttttgactacgctgtgtttaataaagctcgcatctggatcttACACACTTCCCTGGAGTCCTGTTACAACAGGTGAAAGTGCTGCAGATCAGAGGCGTGTATAATAAATGAAGATGAAACAAACCCATTTACGAGAGAGCAGAATTCAGTCAGAGAGTGCATTGAACAAACCTCCACTGCCTTTCAGTGATGACTAATCTGAAAACTTCTGATTGGACAGTGCATACATTAGCTCAAGAGAATCAGTTATGATTGGTTTAATTAACAGCATTATACAGATTTCCTGACGTCACTTCCCGTTTGTTGCGGTCGCACCCTTAGAGTTTGAGCTCTGTCaagttaatttcttattttctgtttttcaatctaaaatcaattttatacacCATCATTTTCGTTTCTTATAACGTGTGAATATACCCCCTATTGTATTGTACAACTAAAACATCCGGATTGCCTTGTtatcactagttttgttttccCGAGTTGCTAGCTTATAGCCCGTTAGCAGCACCAGCGTGGTTGCCGCTAATCttgcttgcattgtttacacactatttacacacattaccattgtttactcactgttacttgCTTTAATGGCGAATTTGTGTCCACCTTTGAGAGCAGGTGAGGACACGTTCGAGATGCACTCGTTGCAGCTCGAGCTGGAGGCCTTGGAGAAGCAGATCCAGGAGCTGTTGGTGAGGCAGACCGAGCTGAGAGACCAGAGAGCCGCTCTGGACTCCTCCCGGGTAAGTAACGTTATACAGCGCGATACTAACACTCTGACCACCTCTACTCCGTGTGCTTCTCTGCACAGCTCCCATGCACCCTGGACGCGATCTTCCCAGATGTCCTTCACTCCGGTGCCGGGACACCACGGACCCtgggtgcagcagcagcagaagacGCAAGCCAG
This portion of the Labeo rohita strain BAU-BD-2019 unplaced genomic scaffold, IGBB_LRoh.1.0 scaffold_1451, whole genome shotgun sequence genome encodes:
- the LOC127158321 gene encoding uncharacterized protein LOC127158321 isoform X3, which gives rise to MPSCVTSSASAQRERPHLEFCIQAGSKGEDTFEMHSLQLELEALEKQIQELLVRQTELRDQRAALDSSRLPCTLDAIFPDVLHSGAGTPRTLGAAAAEDASQAPAEDLAASGLRDLHPEPLRSPPRDGTRRCDCRKLHCPVRT
- the LOC127158321 gene encoding uncharacterized protein LOC127158321 isoform X1 yields the protein MPSCVTSSASAQRERPHLEFCIQAGSKGEDTFEMHSLQLELEALEKQIQELLVRQTELRDQRAALDSSRVSNVIQRDTNTLTTSTPCASLHSSHAPWTRSSQMSFTPVPGHHGPWVQQQQKTQARPRPRTSPPPVFEISTRNRFAPLRETERDAVIVGNSIVRYVRDTLAKGKFHTHCFPGARVLDVSAQIPAILKDGESVGAIVLPF
- the LOC127158321 gene encoding uncharacterized protein LOC127158321 isoform X2, coding for MHSLQLELEALEKQIQELLVRQTELRDQRAALDSSRVSNVIQRDTNTLTTSTPCASLHSSHAPWTRSSQMSFTPVPGHHGPWVQQQQKTQARPRPRTSPPPVFEISTRNRFAPLRETERDAVIVGNSIVRYVRDTLAKGKFHTHCFPGARVLDVSAQIPAILKDGESVGAIVLPF